From Candidatus Neomarinimicrobiota bacterium, one genomic window encodes:
- a CDS encoding uracil-DNA glycosylase family protein: MPYEAFAREVRACRLCQGRYFDHEPRPVFQVDPAARLLLVGQAPGRRVHASGQPFTDVSGDNLRQWLGVSREQFYNPSFLAILPTALCYPGTDPGKGDRPPPPICAPTWHPRFQHYLHPELTLLVGRYAQAYYLRTRESVSAVVARWRELLKQGYFPLPHPSPRNRKWLQDRPWFFSECLPALRETVAAYLPAD, from the coding sequence CTGCCTTACGAGGCCTTCGCCCGCGAAGTGCGCGCTTGCCGCCTCTGCCAGGGGCGCTATTTCGATCACGAACCACGCCCTGTCTTCCAGGTTGATCCCGCCGCCAGACTCCTCCTGGTGGGCCAGGCCCCGGGTCGCCGGGTGCACGCATCGGGCCAACCCTTCACTGATGTGAGCGGCGACAACCTGCGGCAGTGGCTGGGGGTCTCCCGGGAGCAGTTCTACAACCCCAGCTTCCTGGCCATCCTGCCCACGGCCCTGTGCTACCCCGGCACCGATCCGGGCAAGGGGGACCGGCCACCGCCACCCATCTGCGCACCCACCTGGCACCCGCGCTTTCAGCACTACCTGCACCCCGAGTTGACCCTGCTGGTGGGGCGCTATGCCCAGGCCTACTACCTCCGGACGCGGGAAAGTGTGTCGGCGGTGGTGGCCCGCTGGCGCGAGCTCCTGAAGCAGGGCTACTTCCCGCTGCCCCACCCCTCCCCGCGCAACCGGAAGTGGCTCCAGGACCGGCCCTGGTTTTTCAGCGAATGCCTGCCGGCCCTGCGGGAGACTGTAGCTGCATATCTGCCGGCGGATTAG